One genomic segment of Vulpes vulpes isolate BD-2025 chromosome 2, VulVul3, whole genome shotgun sequence includes these proteins:
- the CCL5 gene encoding C-C motif chemokine 5, with protein sequence MKVSAATFAVLLATATFCAPASASPYASDTTPCCFAYISGRLPFTHIQEYFYTSSKCSMPAVVFVTRKHRQVCANPQKKWVREYINSLEMS encoded by the exons ATGAAGGTCTCCGCAGCTACCTTTGCAGTCCTCCTCGCTACTGCTACCTTCtgtgctcctgcctctgcctccccat ATGCCTCAGACACCACACCCTGCTGCTTTGCCTACATTTCCGGCCGACTACCCTTCACCCACATCCAGGAGTATTTCTACACCAGCAGCAAGTGCTCCATGCCAGCAGTCGT CTTTGTCACCCGAAAACACCGCCAGGTGTGTGCCAACCCACAGAAGAAATGGGTGCGGGAGTACATCAACTCTTTGGAGATGAGTTAG
- the HEATR9 gene encoding protein HEATR9, translating to MAYKKSADIFDISRSMFKYPWLEYPERTKELRKAMAPVHLPLSCYQMPKEEFPPSPECWRQHPSKPHSVPHCYFKKPEIYTHWHILYDQRQEREAQKMLWKMRDHPRQLKEDTPIQKFHLPMSKLTIKSQMGSKPSDPTGDPLKWQRLKDLTKSLESPREHEQFYAAQALGCLGVNDKFIMEALWQVAQTGPEKVKYEACRSLAMLGCLNKHVIQVLIKQLKGQNEEQRMDSLTGLRAALNTWASVPKDKRTQVGDEEKLVPVLQMLINKSSNEAAVEAALCLGFLRPCSNTAQEYLLQCLSQGSKTQQMKALRMLVKMMHINTATVIRAILDQLCHSSVLEHRFEATQMLKTIGLQQIRAQGLEGSTFDLLWRKTYNEPFLAMRQAVAETVEELKMKPTMMNLVEAQLMNSNATARQEAVISLGVLGIRSPKVFHLLLDMLDAEKSQAVKKSLEETLTLVASIDPWIKNKLKNKVLFVYEALKTNEEAGPTRFQKEPENLEELNIQDFQLVQLNPLFIAKSRATSDQEKNSAFLPHFSKPRHKAQATGPWVPKIRKQLQILAKTSK from the exons ATGGCCTACAAAAAATCAGCTGATATTTTTGACATCTCCAGGTCGATGTTCAAGTACCCATGGCTGGAATATCCAGAGAGGACCAAAG aactcagaaaagccATGGCTCCTGTTCACCTGCCCTTGTCCTGCTACCAG ATGCCAAAGGAAGAGTTTCCCCCAAGCCCAGAGTGCTGGAGGCAGCACCCAAGCAAGCCACATTCAGTGCCTCACTGCTACTTCAAGAAGCCTGAGATCTACACACACTGGCACATTCTATACGATCAGCGACAAGAACGGGAGGCCCAGAAAATGTTGTGGAAAATGAGAGATCACCCTAG GCAACTCAAAGAGGACACACCTATCCAAAAATTCCATCTCCCTATGAGCAAGTTAACTATAAAATCTCAGATGGGATCCAAGCCCTCAGACCCTACTGGGGACCCCCTGAAGTGGCAAAGATTAAAG GATCTCACAAAAAGCCTGGAATCTcccagagagcatgagcagttcTATGCAGCACAG GCTCTGGGGTGTCTGGGCGTCAATGACAAGTTTATCATGGAGGCACTGTGGCAGGTG GCCCAAACTGGTCCAGAGAAAGTGAAGTATGAGGCCTGTCGAAGCCTGGCCATGCTGG GTTGCCTGAATAAGCACGTGATCCAGGTTCTCATTAAACAGTTGAAGGGGCAAAATGAGGAGCAAAGGATGGATTCTCTGACAGGGCTACGAGCGGCTTTAAACACCTGGGCTTCTGTCCCCAAAGACAAG AGGACTCAAGTCGGGGATGAAGAAAAGTTGGTACCTGTGCTGCAGATGCTGATAAATAAGTCATCGAATGAAGCAGCTGTGGAGGCAGCCCTGTGCTTGGGTTTCCTGCGGCCCTGCAGCAACACAGCCCAAGAGTACTTGCTGCAGTGCCTGAGCCAAGGATCAAAAACCCAGCAGATGAAG GCACTTAGGATGCTGGTGAAGATGATGCATATAAACACAGCCACAGTCATCAGGGCCATCCTAGACCAGCTGTGCCATTCTAGTGTTCTGGAG CACCGCTTtgaagccacccagatgctcaaGACCATTGGGCTGCAACAGATCCGGGCACAAGGGCTGGAGGGATCCACATTTGACTTGCTCTGGAGGAAGACGTATAATGAACCTTTCCTT GCTATGAGGCAGGCTGTGGCTGAAACCGTGGAAGAGCTCAAGATGAAGCCTACGATGATGAACTTGGTGGAGGC GCAACTGATGAACTCAAATGCCACTGCACGCCAGGAAGCAGTCATCTCTTTG GGTGTCCTGGGGATCCGCAGCCCCAAAGTGTTCCACTTGCTCCTGGACATGCTAGACGCAGAGAAGAGCCAGGCTGTAAAGAAAAGT CTAGAAGAAACATTAACTCTGGTGGCTTCAATTGATCCCTGGATCAAAAACAAGCTGAAGAACAAGGTTCTCTTTGTATATGAGGCACTTAAGACTAATGAGGAGGCAGGGCCTACAAGGTTCCAGAAAGAGCCTGAGAACCTAGAAGAGTTAAATATCCAAGACTTTCAACTTGTACAGCTGAACCCCTTGTTTATTGCAAAGTCCAGAGCCACATCAGACCAAGAGAAAAA CTCTGCCTTCCTACCCCATTTCTCTAAACCAAGACACAAGGCACAGGCCACAGGGCCCTGGGTGCCAAAGATCAGGAAACAGCTCCAGATCCTTGCTAAAACCTCCAAATAG